The following coding sequences lie in one Notolabrus celidotus isolate fNotCel1 chromosome 20, fNotCel1.pri, whole genome shotgun sequence genomic window:
- the gh1 gene encoding somatotropin, whose product MEKVVLLLSLLCLGVSSQPLDDQRLFFIAVNRVHHLHLIAQRLFSNFESSLQTEEQRQLNKIFLQDFCNSDYIISPIDKHETQRSSVLKLLSISYRLVESWEIPSRSLPGGSAPRNQIPHALGDLKTGILLLIRENQDGAEIFPDSSALQLDPFGNFYQGLGTDESLRRDYELLACFKKDMNKVETYLNVAKCRLAPAANCTL is encoded by the exons ATGGAAAAAG TGGTCCTCCTGCTGTCCCTGTTGTGTCTGGGCgtctcctctcagccactggaCGACCAACGCTTGTTCTTTATTGCCGTCAACAGAGTTCATCACCTTCACCTGATCGCTCAGAGACTCTTCTCCAACTTT GAGAGCTCTCTGCAGACCGAGGAGCAACGTCAACTGAACAAAATCTTCTTGCAGGACTTCTGCAACTCCGACTACATCATCAGCCCGATCGACAAACACGAGACGCAACGCAGCTCC GTCCTGAAGCTGTTGTCCATTTCCTATCGATTGGTTGAGTCCTGGGAGATTCCCAGCCGTTCTCTGCCTGGAGGTTCTGCTCCAAGGAACCAGATACCACATGCACTAGGTGATCTGAAGACCGGAATCCTGCTGCTTATCAGG GAGAATCAGGATGGAGCAGAAATCTTCCCTGATAGCTCCGCCCTCCAGCTGGATCCTTTTGGAAACTTTTATCAGGGTCTGGGAACTGATGAATCTCTGAGACGAGACTATGAACTGCTGGCTTGTTTCAAGAAAGACATGAAcaag GTGGAGACCTACCTGAATGTGGCTAAATGTCGACTCGCTCCAGCAGCTAACTGCACCTTGTAG